A region from the Oncorhynchus clarkii lewisi isolate Uvic-CL-2024 chromosome 8, UVic_Ocla_1.0, whole genome shotgun sequence genome encodes:
- the LOC139414980 gene encoding micronuclear linker histone polyprotein isoform X1: MSSKVDKVKSESSIIRFERKSTTTESATRGNDRRSTESATRGNDRKSTESATRGNDRRSTESATRGNDRISTESATRGNDRRSTDSATRGNDRRSTESATRGNRRSTDSATRGNDRRSTDSATRGNDRRSTDSATRGNDRRSTGSATRGNRRSTESATRGNDRRSTESATRGNDRRSTESATRGNDRRSTESATRDDRRSPSTGKEKRKTKRSHSRSSSSSSSSSSSSSSSSSSSHSSSHSGSSSSSSDSHNKSRRNSKKRKKEKQHKKKGKKEKKHKQKKDKKMTPEEESAGPGPIQISKYLKERRRKGKYSMITGKKIKMKLKKSKKDKLRDKNRAELLEFLNSTL; this comes from the exons ATG TCCAGCAAAGTAGACAAAGTGAAAAGTGAGTCCAGTATAATACGTTTTGAAAGAAAAAGTACCACTACTGAGTCTGCCACAAGAGGAAATGACAGAAGAAGTACTGAGTCTGCCACAAGAGGAAACGACAGAAAAAGTACTGAGTCTGCCACAAGAGGAAATGACAGAAGAAGTACTGAGTCTGCCACAAGAGGAAATGACAGAATAAGTACTGAGTCTGCCACCAGAGGAAATGACAGAAGAAGTACTGATTCTGCCACAAGAGGAAACGACAGAAGAAGTACTGAGTCTGCCACAAGAGGAAACAGAAGAAGTACTGATTCTGCCACCAGAGGAAATGACAGAAGAAGTACTGATTCTGCCACAAGAGGAAACGACAGAAGAAGTACTGATTCTGCCACAAGAGGAAACGACAGAAGAAGTACTGGGTCTGCCACAAGAGGAAACAGAAGAAGTACTGAGTCTGCCACAAGAGGAAATGACAGAAGAAGTACTGAGTCTGCCACAAGAGGAAATGACAGAAGAAGTACTGAGTCTGCCACAAGAGGAAATGACAGAAGGAGTACTGAGTCTGCCACAAGAGATGACAGAAGATCACCAAGCACAG GGAAAGAAAAAAGGAAAACGAAACGGAGCCACAGTAGATCATCTTCCTCATCCAgctcatcatcgtcatcatcgtcatcctcctcatcctcatcccacTCTTCATCCCACAGTGGGAGTAGTTCCAGCAGTAGTG ATTCCCACAACAAATCCAGAAGGAATTCtaagaaaaggaaaaaggaaaaACAACACAAGAAG aaagGGAAAAAGGAGAAGAAGCATAAACAAAAGAAGGACAAGAAAATGACACCAGAGGAGGAAAGCGCTGGACCTGGACCTATTCAGATCTCCAAG TatttaaaggagaggaggagaaaaggcaAGTACAGCATGATCACAGGAAAGAAGATCAAAATGAAATTGAAGAAGTCCAAGAAAGACAAGCTG AGGGACAAGAATCGCGCCGAACTGCTTGAGTTCCTCAACTCCACGTTGTAA
- the LOC139414979 gene encoding ammonium transporter Rh type A — MPAYSTNMRLKFPILALTLEIITIILFAVFVVYDDEKHGGHGAHNNATHHEETTEQNPLTLYPMFQDVHVMIFIGFGFLMTFLKRYGFSSVGLNLLLAAFALQWGLLVQGLWHLDEGKIKVSIFKMINADFSTATVLISFGAVLGKTSPVQLLIMTLLEITIFGINEHLVAEVLKANDVGASMIIHAFGAYFGLAVARMLYRPALGNGHENDGSVYHSDLFAMIGTVFLWMFWPSFNSAIAEPGADQLMAVTNTYFSLAACVLSAYAVSSLVEHKGKLDMVHIQNATLAGGVAVGTCADMNIGPFGAMIIGFVAGIVSTLGFKFLTPILASNLGIQDTCGVHNLHGMPGILGGIAGIVAVALGKKDGSAVMQAAALASSLGFALVGGAMTGLIMKLPFWGQPPDQNCFDDSIYWEVPEEEEGEESLAHGDHSMNKAEA, encoded by the exons GGAGATTATCACCATCATCCTGTTTGCTGTGTTTGTGGTCTACGATGATGAGAAACACGGGGGGCACGGAGCCCACAACAATGCCACACACCATGAGGAGACGACGGAACAGAATCCTCTGACCCTCTACCCCA TGTTCCAGGATGTCCACGTGATGATTTTCATTGGCTTCGGCTTCCTGATGACCTTCCTGAAGAGATATGGCTTCAGCAGCGTGGGCCTCAACCTGCTCCTGGCCGCCTTCGCTCTGCAGTGGGGTCTCCTCGTGCAAGGCCTCTGGCACCTGGATGAAGGAAAGATCAAAGTCTCCATCTTCAA GATGATCAATGCAGACTTCAGTACAGCCACGGTTCTGATCTCGTTCGGGGCGGTCCTGGGAAAAACCAGCCCAGTCCAGCTCCTCATCATGACCCTCCTTGAAATCACCATCTTCGGCATCAATGAACATCTGGTGGCCGAAGTCCTGAAG GCCAATGATGTTGGGGCCTCTATGATTATCCATGCCTTCGGGGCATACTTCGGTCTAGCAGTGGCCCGCATGCTGTACAGGCCAGCTCTGGGGAACGGTCATGAGAACGACGGCTCTGTCTACCACTCTGACCTCTTCGCCATGATCG GTACCGTGTTCCTCTGGATGTTCTGGCCCAGTTTCAACTCTGCCATTGCAGAACCCGGTGCTGATCAACTCATGGCTGTCACCAACACCTACTTCTCGCTGGCTGCCTGTGTGCTCTCCGCCTATGCCGTCTCCAGCCTGGTGGAGCACAAAGGGAAACTGGACATG GTCCACATCCAGAATGCCACTCTGGCCGGAGGTGTTGCCGTGGGAACCTGCGCTGACATGAATATCGGGCCTTTCGGTGCCATGATCATCGGATTCGTGGCTGGCATCGTCTCCACCCTGGGCTTCAAGTTCCTCACT CCCATCCTGGCATCCAACCTGGGCATCCAGGACACCTGTGGCGTTCACAATCTGCACGGCATGCCTGGCATCCTTGGGGGTATCGCTGGCATTGTGGCTGTCGCTCTGGGCAAGAAGGATGG GAGCGCTGTCATGCAGGCTGCAGCCCTGGCCTCATCCCTTGGGTTCGCTTTGGTTGGAGGAGCCATGACAG GTCTGATAATGAAACTTCCATTCTGGGGACAGCCTCCAGATCAGAACTGCTTTGATGATTCAATCTATTGGGAG GTTCCTGAAGAGGAAGAGGGCGAGGAGAGCCTGGCTCACGGAGACCATTCCATGAACAAAGCAGAGGCCTAA
- the LOC139414980 gene encoding chemotaxis regulatory protein ChePep isoform X2, whose amino-acid sequence MTEEVLILPQEETTEEVLSLPQEETEEVLILPPEEMTEEVLILPQEETTEEVLILPQEETTEEVLGLPQEETEEVLSLPQEEMTEEVLSLPQEEMTEEVLSLPQEEMTEGVLSLPQEMTEDHQAQGKKKGKRNGATVDHLPHPAHHRHHRHPPHPHPTLHPTVGVVPAVVKGKKEKKHKQKKDKKMTPEEESAGPGPIQISKYLKERRRKGKYSMITGKKIKMKLKKSKKDKLRDKNRAELLEFLNSTL is encoded by the exons ATGACAGAAGAAGTACTGATTCTGCCACAAGAGGAAACGACAGAAGAAGTACTGAGTCTGCCACAAGAGGAAACAGAAGAAGTACTGATTCTGCCACCAGAGGAAATGACAGAAGAAGTACTGATTCTGCCACAAGAGGAAACGACAGAAGAAGTACTGATTCTGCCACAAGAGGAAACGACAGAAGAAGTACTGGGTCTGCCACAAGAGGAAACAGAAGAAGTACTGAGTCTGCCACAAGAGGAAATGACAGAAGAAGTACTGAGTCTGCCACAAGAGGAAATGACAGAAGAAGTACTGAGTCTGCCACAAGAGGAAATGACAGAAGGAGTACTGAGTCTGCCACAAGAGATGACAGAAGATCACCAAGCACAG GGAAAGAAAAAAGGAAAACGAAACGGAGCCACAGTAGATCATCTTCCTCATCCAgctcatcatcgtcatcatcgtcatcctcctcatcctcatcccacTCTTCATCCCACAGTGGGAGTAGTTCCAGCAGTAGTG aaagGGAAAAAGGAGAAGAAGCATAAACAAAAGAAGGACAAGAAAATGACACCAGAGGAGGAAAGCGCTGGACCTGGACCTATTCAGATCTCCAAG TatttaaaggagaggaggagaaaaggcaAGTACAGCATGATCACAGGAAAGAAGATCAAAATGAAATTGAAGAAGTCCAAGAAAGACAAGCTG AGGGACAAGAATCGCGCCGAACTGCTTGAGTTCCTCAACTCCACGTTGTAA
- the LOC139414982 gene encoding protein RD3: MASWFSWSSEPDYRSPRRDPSDVVMDTLMLELNWQLKEAERMQRERDSEYRRLQTGVDYSWLVNTPRNTYDVSPGEKLGLEDLCSKVHPSYCGAVILRFRQLVTENEPEVQEVPALFRTVVLEALDRMREEQEAQRLSRQWNNKRAMSMSLMNFKSRVKINPFGSTLGLTSTGGGGEGVCELKTVSEDVEKALEERADRSQRVWSMPNFRHKGLYTTKAV, translated from the exons ATGGCCTCGTGGTTCAGTTGGAGCAGCGAGCCGGACTACCGAAGTCCGCGGCGGGACCCGTCTGACGTGGTCATGGACACCCTGATGCTGGAGCTCAACTGGCAGCTGAAGGAGGCCGAGAGGATGCAGCGTGAGAGGGACAGCGAGTACCGGCGCCTCCAGACTGGCGTGGACTACAGCTGGCTGGTCAACACGCCACGCAACACCTATGACGTGTCACCTGGTGAGAAACTGGGCCTGGAGGACCTGTGCTCCAAGGTGCATCCATCCTACTGCGGAGCTGTCATACTGAG GTTCCGCCAGTTGGTGACTGAGAACGAGCCGGAGGTGCAGGAGGTACCTGCCCTTTTCCGCACAGTCGTCCTCGAGGCCTTGGACCGCATGAGGGAGGAGCAGGAGGCGCAGCGGCTCTCGCGCCAGTGGAACAACAAACGGGCCATGAGCATGTCTCTCATGAACTTCAAGTCACGTGTCAAGATCAACCCCTTTGGCAGCACCTTGGGCCTGACCTCgactggagggggaggggagggtgtgtgcGAGCTGAAGACGGTGTCAGAAGACGTGGAGAAGGCGCTGGAGGAAAGGGCTGACAGGTCCCAGAGGGTGTGGAGCATGCCCAACTTCAGACATAAAGGGCTGTACACTACCAAGGCCGTCTGA